Genomic DNA from Niabella ginsenosidivorans:
TAAAAGAGAGGAGCTGAAAAAAGCCGGTGATTATGCCGCTTTGGACAAGCTTCCTAAGAACTCTTCCAAAGTGCGTTTGAAAAACCGTTGCCAGTTAACAGGTCGTCCTAAAGGTTATGTGCGGTACTTTGGTATTTCGAGGGTTGCCTTAAGAGACATGGCGCTGAATGGCAAAATTCCCGGGTTGAAAAAAGCAAGCTGGTAGTTTCTGTATATTTTTCCCTGAAAGGGATGCTACAAAGCCGTAAGACAGGGTATGGGCTTTTAAAATAAACCACCCACTAAATTTAGAACTGAAATAATTCATATAAAATGGTAACAGATCCAATTGCAGATTTTTTAACAAGAATACGTAACGCTCAAATGGCAGGCCACCGCATAGTGGAGATCCCTGCATCTAACCTTAAGAAACGTATGACTGAGATTTTATACAACCAGGGCTATATCCTGAAATATAAGTTTGAAGAGGATCATAAGCAAGGTGTTATTAAAATAGCGTTGAAGTATGATGCAACTACCAAGCAG
This window encodes:
- the rpsN gene encoding 30S ribosomal protein S14, whose amino-acid sequence is MAKTSIIARQKKREKMVEQYAAKREELKKAGDYAALDKLPKNSSKVRLKNRCQLTGRPKGYVRYFGISRVALRDMALNGKIPGLKKASW
- the rpsH gene encoding 30S ribosomal protein S8, with amino-acid sequence MVTDPIADFLTRIRNAQMAGHRIVEIPASNLKKRMTEILYNQGYILKYKFEEDHKQGVIKIALKYDATTKQPAIQSLERVSRPGLRQYAKPAEIRRVKNGLGIAILSTSKGVMTDKDAKAQNVGGEVLCHIY